A window of the Apostichopus japonicus isolate 1M-3 chromosome 8, ASM3797524v1, whole genome shotgun sequence genome harbors these coding sequences:
- the LOC139970761 gene encoding uncharacterized protein has protein sequence MATSIASVRLIFRTQLPLLMSLKIGRQCSNIIARSLHHRTSSLHLWTPVLATNRVLPDSLHCRCCSQLSHLKDVKGCYCSLQRMLPGISVARYSSSDANLSNEEEEEDQLYKWIELKVKGHDNAVLDSYQTFVSSAAKELDIKFEILEHPGRDIYRLTLLKSRHIYKKHRVQYEMRTNYRLMKLRHLTGNTAGVFLEYIERNLSEGLAMQVKKCSIEQMPEHLTKPPEGLEESLPEEQEEMRADLSSSSSSSSDEVEEVDETSSSPPEKTEKTEDSSSDSDSDSSSDSDSDSDEEDEKR, from the exons ATGGCGACTTCTATTGCATCAGTAAGGTTGATCTTCCGGACCCAATTACCTCTATTGATGTCCTTGAAA aTAGGAAGACAATGTAGCAACATCATAGCAAGATCACTTCATCACAGGACCAGTTCACTGCACTTATGGACACCAGTCTTAGCCAcaaatag GGTTTTACCAGATTCTCTCCATTGTAGATGTTGTTCCCAGTTATCTCATTTAAAGGATGTGAAAG GCTGTTACTGTTCTCTACAAAGGATGCTTCCAGGAATATCAGTCGCTAGATATTCTTCAAGTGATGCG AATTTATCTaatgaagaagaggaagaagatcAACTCTACAAGTGGATCGAGctcaaggtcaaaggtcacgacAATGCTGTTCTGGACAGTTATCAGACATTCGTGTCATCTGCAGCCAAAGAATTAGATATCAAATTTGAGATATT GGAACATCCAGGTCGAGACATCTACAGGTTGACTTTGTTAAAATCCAGACACATTTACAAGAAGCACAGAGTCCAGTATGAGATGAGAACAAACTATAGGCTTATGAAG TTAAGGCATCTGACTGGCAATACAGCCGGGGTGTTCTTGGAATATATCGAGAGGAATCTATCAGAAGGACTAGCAATGCAAGTCAAAAAG TGTTCAATAGAGCAAATGCCAGAGCACCTTACTAAACCCCCAGAAGGGCTAGAAGAATCATTACCAGAAGAACAGGAGGAAATGAGAGCTGACTTGtcgtcttcatcatcatcatcgtcagaCGAAGTAGAGGAAGTTGATGAAACTTCATCATCACCGCCAGAAAAGACAGAGAAGACGGAAGATAGCTCATCAGATTCAGATTCCGATTCAAGTTCCGACTCAGACTCCGATTCTGATGAAGAGGATGAAAAGAGATGA
- the LOC139970762 gene encoding uncharacterized protein — protein MHFATFNCKYLLILCLLFVFISRDSFGSFELEDVMDENNFVTSPCMYGYCDESDQPENLKELTPTLDGQEKQESLNLDLDEIQDEWSTLDMLFSDFYDVMTYYLYHFFELVSSFLMYDVTPGYYDRVCVPLSHGDEFNYLLPENGFCQRDDTNTRVRVDPQLTPFTFSSNGDIFDLLWMDVAKLARILEKMDDFYLMPILRTLVVVLIFRRKKWISFNSKGFYIHYAK, from the exons ATGCATTTTGCCACCTTCAACTGCAAGTATCTTCTGATACTGTgcttattatttgttttcatctcaCGTGACTCCTTCG GTTCCTTCGAACTCGAAGAtgttatggatgaaaacaaCTTCGTCACCAGTCCATGTATGTATGGCTACTGTGACGAGTCTGACCAGCCCGAGAATTTGAAAGAACTCACTCCTACCTTGGATGGTCAAGAAAAACAAGAATCATTGAACCTTGACCTCGACGAGATCCAAGATGAATGGTCAACACTGGACATGTTGTTCTCTGATTTTTATGACGTCATGACCTACTACCTTTACCACTTCTTTGAGCTGGTATCATCATTCCTGATGTATGACGTCACTCCTGGTTACTATGATCGTGTCTGCGTACCTCTGTCTCATGGCGATGAATTCAACTATCTTCTGCCAGAGAATGGATTTTGCCAGCGTGATGACACCAACACAAGGGTCCGAGTAGACCCACAGCTGACACCATTCACTTTCTCTTCCAATGGTGATATATTTGATCTCCTCTGGATGGATGTCGCTAAACTTGCTCGTATCTTGGAAAAAATGGACGACTTCTATTTGATGCCAATCTTGAGAACTTTAGTCGTGGTCTTGATATTTCGTCGAAAGAAATGGATTTCATTTAATTCCAAGGGATTCTACATCCACTACGCCAAATAA
- the LOC139970763 gene encoding dynein axonemal light chain 1-like, translating to MANRGTTIKDALAKWSQESGEPPSDAKEVKLLFQIPPIDKMDASLSTLSACEKLSLSSNCIEKIANLNGLKNLKILSLGRNYIKNLNGLEAVADTLEQLWISYNLVEKLKGIQVLKKLKVLYMSNNSVKDWGEFEKLQGLPCLEELLFVGNPIEEKLSADGTWRDKVVPLLGSLRKLDGIPVIKQEEEEPED from the exons ATG GCAAACCGAGGGACAACGATTAAGGATGCCTTAGCAAAATGG TCACAAGAATCTGGGGAACCACCCTCTGATGCTAAAGAAGTGAAACTCCtctttcagattccaccaatagATAAAATGGATGCATCTCTTTCAACTCTGTCAGCATGCGA GAAGCTTTCACTTTCTTCAAACTGTATCGAGAAGATTGCCAACTTGAACGGACTAA AGAATCTGAAAATACTCTCACTTGGAAGAAATTACATTAAAAACCTGAATGGACTG GAAGCTGTAGCAGACACTTTGGAGCAGCTCTGGATATCATACAACCTTGTGGAAAAGTTGAAAGGCATTCAAGTGCTGAAGAAATTGAAA GTCCTGTACATGTCTAATAACTCTGTGAAGGACTGGGGAGAGTTTGAAAAACTTCAAGGATTACCGTGCCTTGAGGAACTGTTATTTGTCG GAAATCCAATTGAGGAGAAGTTATCTGCAGATGGCACATGGAGAGACAAAGTGGTGCCTCTGCTTGGGAGTCTCAGGAAATTAGATG